In the genome of Ctenopharyngodon idella isolate HZGC_01 chromosome 19, HZGC01, whole genome shotgun sequence, one region contains:
- the fbxl2 gene encoding F-box/LRR-repeat protein 2, which produces MLEQQSAPSMLLLLFWLCDGSRTAASPGFLRLPAQTRTASRPHVTAARLSHDSLIASVDKTRKRRCAQRSPRTVFIIDTATDMNGITKSRFEVFSNSDEALINKKLPKELLLRIFSYLDVVTLCRCAQVSKAWNVLALDGSNWQKIDLFNFQTDIEGRVVENISKRCGGFLRQLSLRGCLSVGDASMKTFAQNCRNIEHLNLNGCTKITDSTCISLSKFCSKLRHLDLTSCVSITNHALKALSEGCRMLENLNLSWCDQITSDGIEALSRGCIGLRALFLRGCTQLDDTALKHLQKHCPELMTINMQSCTQITDDGFVSLCRGCHKLQMVCVSGCSNITDASLTALGLNCQRLKILEAARCSHVTDAGFTVLARNCHELEKMDLEECILVTDNTLVQLSIHCPRLQALSLSHCELITDDGIRHLSSSVCGQERLQVVELDNCPLITDITLEHLKSCQRLERIELYDCQQVSRAGIKRIRAHLPEIKVHAYFAPVTPPPSVHGGGQRLCRCCVIL; this is translated from the exons ATGTTAGAGCAGCAGTCTGCTCCGTCcatgttattattgttattttggcTGTGTGATGGTTCACGGACGGCGGCCAGCCCGGGATTTCTCCGGTTACCAGCGCAGACACGAACGGCTAGCAGGCCACACGTTACAGCTGCGCGTCTGTCTCACGACAGTTTGATCGCCAGCGTTGACAAAACGCGCAAACGTCGCTGTGCGCAGCGCTCGCCGAGGACGGTCTTTATTATTGACACTGCAACAGACATGAACGGCATCACCAAGAGCAGATTTGAG GTGTTCTCAAACAGTGATGAGGCCCTTATCAACAAAAAACTCCCCAAAGAGCTTCTGCTCAG GATTTTCTCCTACCTGGATGTGGTTACATTGTGCAGGTGTGCTCAAGTATCCAAG GCTTGGAATGTTCTCGCGTTAGATGGAAGCAACTGGCAGAAGATTGATCTCTTCAACTTTCAGACAGATATTGAG GGACGCGTGGTGGAGAACATCTCAAAGCGATGTGGGGGTTTTTTGAGGCAGCTCAGTCTTCGGGGTTGCCTCAGTGTTGGAGATGCCTCCATGAA GACCTTTGCTCAGAACTGTCGCAACATTGAACATCTGAACCTCAACGGCTGTACCAAGATCACGGACTCCACCTGCATCAGCCTTAGCAAGTTCTGCTCCAAACTCCGTCACCTTGACCTGACCTCCTGCGTGTCCATCACCAATCATGCACTTAAGGCCTTAAG TGAGGGCTGTCGGATGTTGGAGAATCTGAACCTGTCCTGGTGTGATCAGATCACGAGTGATGGCATCGAGGCTCTCAGCCGTGGCTGCATAGGTCTCAGAGCTCTGTTTCTGAGAGGTTGCACACag CTTGATGATACTGCACTGAAGCACCTTCAAAAGCACTGTCCTGAGCTCATGACAATCAACATGCAATCATGCACA CAAATCACAGATGACGGCTTTGTGAGTTTGTGCCGGGGTTGTCACAAACTGCAGATGGTTTGTGTGTCTGGCTGCAGCAACATCACAGACGCTTCTCTGACTGCCCTCGGCCTCAACTGCCAACGGCTCAA GATCCTGGAGGCTGCTCGCTGCTCACATGTGACTGATGCTGGTTTTACTGTTCTTGCCAGA AATTGTCATGAATTGGAGAAGATGGATTTAGAGGAATGTATTTTG GTGACTGATAACACCCTGGTTCAGCTCTCAATCCACTGCCCTCGGCTGCAGGCGCTG aGCCTGTCACACTGTGAGTTGATAACAGATGATGGAATCAGACATCTGAGCAGCAGTGTGTGTGGTCAGGAGCGTCTGCAGGTCGTGGAGCTGGACAACTGCCCCTTGATCACAGACATCACACTGGAGCACCTCAAGAGTTGCCAGCGTCTGGAACGCATTGAGCTCTATGACTGCCAGCAGGTCTCCCGCGCAGGCATCAAACGAATCCGG GCTCACCTTCCTGAGATCAAAGTCCACGCTTACTTTGCCCCGGTCACACCCCCTCCGTCAGTCCACGGAGGAGGCCAGCGTCTCTGCCGCTGCTGCGTCATACTCTGA